The following proteins come from a genomic window of Priestia filamentosa:
- the purF gene encoding amidophosphoribosyltransferase codes for MLAEIKGLNEECGVFGVWGHEKAAELTYYGLHSLQHRGQEGAGIAVSDQETVNIHKDTGLVAEVFQNGQLKDLKGTAAIGHVRYATAGGGGYENVQPLHFRSQTGSMALAHNGNLVNATALKHQLENQGSIFQTTSDTEVLAHLIKRSGFSTLKDQLKNALSMVKGAYAFLLLTEDSLMVALDPHGLRPLSIGLLGDAYVIASETCALDIVGAKHERDVQPGELLVINNDGITSERFAYNANRAMCSMEYIYFSRPDSNIDGINVHSARKSMGKQLASEAPIEADVVTGVPDSSISAAIGYAEQSQIPYELGLIKNRYVGRTFIQPSQELREQGVKMKLSAVRKIVEGKRVVMVDDSIVRGTTSRRIVNMLREAGATEVHVRISAPPIKNPCFYGIDTSTTEELMASKHSIEEMREIIGADSLYFISEEGLVNAIGRPFENGGQCMACFTGKYPTEIYPDTAHPHEKVTC; via the coding sequence ATGCTTGCTGAAATCAAAGGCTTAAACGAAGAATGCGGCGTGTTTGGGGTTTGGGGTCATGAAAAAGCAGCAGAGTTAACGTATTACGGGCTACACAGCTTACAGCATCGCGGTCAAGAAGGAGCGGGAATTGCAGTAAGCGACCAAGAAACAGTGAACATTCATAAAGACACAGGTCTTGTTGCTGAAGTATTTCAAAACGGTCAACTTAAGGATTTAAAAGGAACAGCTGCAATTGGGCATGTTCGCTATGCAACAGCAGGAGGTGGAGGCTACGAGAACGTTCAGCCTCTTCACTTCCGTTCTCAAACAGGCAGCATGGCACTTGCTCATAACGGAAACTTAGTAAATGCAACAGCGCTAAAACATCAGCTTGAAAACCAAGGAAGTATCTTTCAAACAACATCAGATACAGAAGTATTAGCACATCTTATTAAAAGAAGCGGTTTTTCAACATTAAAAGATCAGCTGAAAAATGCTCTTTCAATGGTAAAAGGAGCGTATGCTTTTCTTCTTTTAACAGAAGATTCTCTAATGGTTGCTCTTGATCCACACGGTCTTCGCCCGCTTTCTATTGGTCTTCTAGGTGATGCGTATGTGATTGCAAGTGAAACATGTGCTCTAGATATTGTTGGGGCAAAACATGAGCGAGATGTACAGCCTGGTGAACTTCTTGTAATCAACAATGATGGCATAACGTCAGAGCGCTTTGCTTATAACGCAAATCGTGCTATGTGCAGTATGGAATATATCTATTTCTCTCGTCCTGACAGCAACATTGATGGTATTAATGTTCACTCTGCACGTAAAAGCATGGGAAAACAGCTTGCATCAGAAGCTCCTATTGAAGCAGACGTTGTAACAGGTGTACCTGATTCAAGTATTTCAGCAGCTATCGGATATGCGGAACAGTCACAAATTCCATATGAGCTTGGTTTAATTAAGAACCGCTACGTTGGTAGAACATTTATCCAGCCTTCTCAAGAACTGCGTGAGCAAGGGGTTAAAATGAAACTTTCTGCTGTTCGAAAAATTGTAGAAGGTAAACGTGTTGTCATGGTTGATGACTCAATTGTTCGTGGAACAACAAGTCGTCGTATTGTAAACATGCTTCGGGAAGCAGGCGCGACAGAAGTTCATGTTCGTATTAGTGCGCCACCAATTAAAAATCCATGTTTCTATGGAATTGATACGTCAACAACAGAAGAGCTTATGGCATCTAAACATTCAATAGAAGAAATGCGTGAAATTATCGGTGCTGACTCACTTTACTTTATAAGTGAAGAAGGTCTTGTAAATGCAATTGGTAGACCTTTTGAAAACGGTGGGCAGTGTATGGCATGTTTCACAGGTAAATATCCAACAGAAATTTATCCAGATACAGCACATCCTCACGAAAAGGTGACGTGCTAA
- the purL gene encoding phosphoribosylformylglycinamidine synthase subunit PurL codes for MSLLLEPSTEEIKAQKIYQEMGLTDEEFQKVEELLGRLPNYTETGLFAVMWSEHCSYKNSKPILKKFPVTGERVLQGPGEGAGIVDIGDDQAVVFKIESHNHPSAIEPYQGAATGVGGIIRDVFSMGARPVAILNSLRFGELLSPRVRYLFEEVVAGIAGYGNCIGIPTVGGEIAFDPCYEGNPLVNAMCVGLIDHKDIQKGVASGVGNTVMYVGAKTGRDGIHGATFASEELSDSSDEKRPAVQVGDPFMEKLLLEACIELVQCEALVGIQDMGAAGLTSSSAEMASKAGMGLEMNLDLVPQRETGMTAYEMMLSESQERMLVVVKKGQEQEIIDLFTKYGLEGVAIGKVTEDQKLRLLHKGEIVADVPVDALAEDAPVYHKPSKKPEYIKEFEEMENYVPRVTDYKATLLSLLKQPTVASKEWVYRQYDYMVRTNTVVAPGSDAAVIRIRETNKALAMTTDCNSRYLYLNPEVGGQIAVAEAARNIVCSGGEPLAITDCLNFGNPEKPEIFWQIEKAADGMSEACRTLSTPVIGGNVSLYNETNGEAVYPTPVVGMVGLIHELEHITTQSAKKAGDFIYVLGEADVEFGGSELQKLLEGKIFGAAPALDLATEKERQAQLLKAIQSGVVESAHDIAEGGLAVAVAEKLMNSEKLGAEITVGEGVVAELFSETQSRFVVTVSPENQEAFENIVNAKQIGTVTDNQRFVVKDEQGNAIIDETTAQLQEAWKGAISCLLKSKA; via the coding sequence ATGTCATTACTTCTTGAGCCAAGTACCGAAGAAATTAAAGCGCAAAAGATTTATCAAGAAATGGGTTTAACAGATGAGGAGTTTCAAAAAGTTGAAGAATTATTAGGTCGTTTGCCAAACTACACGGAAACAGGTCTTTTCGCTGTTATGTGGTCAGAGCATTGTAGCTATAAAAATTCTAAACCAATTCTAAAGAAATTCCCAGTAACAGGTGAGAGAGTCTTACAAGGTCCTGGAGAAGGAGCTGGAATTGTCGATATTGGCGATGATCAAGCGGTTGTATTTAAAATCGAAAGTCATAACCACCCATCAGCAATTGAGCCTTATCAAGGAGCTGCAACAGGAGTAGGTGGAATTATTCGTGACGTTTTCTCAATGGGAGCTCGTCCTGTCGCAATCTTAAACTCTTTACGCTTTGGTGAGCTGTTAAGTCCGCGCGTACGCTACTTGTTTGAAGAAGTAGTTGCAGGGATTGCTGGATATGGTAACTGTATCGGTATCCCAACTGTTGGAGGAGAAATTGCGTTTGATCCTTGCTATGAAGGAAACCCACTTGTAAATGCAATGTGCGTTGGATTAATTGATCATAAAGATATTCAAAAAGGCGTTGCATCTGGTGTTGGAAACACAGTAATGTACGTTGGAGCGAAAACAGGTCGTGACGGTATTCACGGAGCAACATTTGCTTCTGAAGAACTTTCTGACTCATCAGATGAGAAACGTCCAGCAGTTCAAGTTGGCGATCCATTTATGGAAAAATTATTGCTTGAAGCTTGTATTGAGCTTGTTCAATGTGAAGCACTTGTTGGAATTCAAGATATGGGTGCTGCAGGTCTTACAAGTTCTTCAGCAGAAATGGCAAGTAAAGCAGGTATGGGACTTGAAATGAATCTTGACCTTGTACCACAACGTGAAACAGGAATGACAGCATATGAAATGATGCTTTCTGAATCTCAAGAACGCATGCTTGTTGTTGTGAAAAAAGGCCAAGAGCAAGAGATTATTGATCTTTTTACAAAGTATGGTCTTGAAGGTGTTGCAATTGGTAAAGTAACAGAAGACCAAAAGCTTCGTCTTCTTCATAAAGGGGAAATCGTGGCAGATGTACCTGTTGATGCACTTGCAGAAGATGCACCAGTATATCATAAGCCTTCTAAAAAACCAGAATATATTAAAGAGTTTGAAGAAATGGAAAATTACGTTCCACGTGTAACTGATTACAAAGCAACACTTCTTTCCCTTTTAAAGCAGCCGACAGTGGCAAGCAAAGAATGGGTTTATCGTCAATATGATTACATGGTACGTACAAACACAGTTGTTGCACCTGGGTCAGATGCTGCAGTTATACGTATTCGCGAAACAAACAAAGCCCTTGCAATGACAACGGACTGTAACTCTCGCTACCTTTATTTAAATCCTGAAGTCGGCGGACAAATTGCTGTAGCAGAGGCTGCACGTAATATCGTTTGCTCAGGTGGAGAGCCACTTGCAATTACAGATTGCTTAAACTTCGGTAACCCAGAGAAGCCTGAAATCTTCTGGCAAATCGAAAAAGCAGCAGACGGAATGAGTGAAGCATGTCGTACACTATCAACTCCTGTTATCGGCGGGAACGTTTCATTATATAACGAGACAAATGGTGAAGCAGTTTATCCAACACCAGTTGTTGGTATGGTTGGTTTGATTCATGAACTTGAACATATTACAACACAAAGTGCGAAAAAAGCAGGAGACTTTATCTATGTGCTTGGAGAAGCTGATGTAGAATTTGGTGGAAGTGAGCTTCAAAAACTTCTTGAAGGAAAAATCTTTGGAGCAGCACCTGCTTTAGATTTAGCGACAGAGAAAGAACGTCAAGCACAGCTTTTAAAAGCAATTCAAAGCGGTGTTGTAGAGTCTGCTCATGACATTGCTGAAGGTGGATTAGCAGTAGCTGTAGCAGAAAAATTAATGAACAGTGAGAAGCTTGGTGCTGAAATTACAGTTGGTGAAGGCGTGGTAGCTGAACTATTTAGTGAAACACAATCTCGCTTTGTTGTAACAGTAAGCCCTGAAAACCAAGAAGCATTCGAAAATATTGTGAATGCGAAGCAAATTGGTACTGTGACAGATAACCAACGTTTTGTTGTGAAGGATGAGCAAGGAAACGCAATTATTGATGAAACAACAGCACAATTACAAGAAGCTTGGAAAGGGGCTATCTCATGCTTGCTGAAATCAAAGGCTTAA